The following proteins are co-located in the Lepus europaeus isolate LE1 chromosome 15, mLepTim1.pri, whole genome shotgun sequence genome:
- the ANKRD34B gene encoding ankyrin repeat domain-containing protein 34B has protein sequence MEESADVSSEGNSLIKAVHQSRLRLARLLLEGGAYINESNERGETPLMVACKSKHVDARGVSKAKMVRYLLENEADPNIQDKAGKTALMHACLERAGPEVVSLLLRSGADLSLQDHSGCSALVYAIDADDPETLQVLLSACKARGKEVIIITTAKSPCGKLTSKQYLNTPPAGAPRGPAPCASPSEIDLRAACAEDAELARPGAAQDAWDAGSPGRKPALAPASPWSRSPPARMRPSRVASLQEEPQDASPEEELCRRASALALSRRFITRHQSIDVKDTAHLLRALEQSGARRVSHEEPRHRAFSAEAHLPPGAEEDADADPAQPAFASTLRSVVQKRNSGANHYSSDSQLSAAPAAEDGKALAGKRKVLAPETAPPGALSRRHHAALERRGSGAWPPELGVPQPRPGFLPPLPVTPHPPLPEVSASNKMGGLLSCGQRVLVPTVPAFPKEFGSKKMLLRRQSLQTEQIKQLVNF, from the coding sequence ATGGAGGAGAGCGCGGACGTGTCCAGCGAGGGCAACTCGCTGATCAAGGCGGTGCACCAGAGCCGCCTGCGCCTCGCCCGGCTGCTGCTGGAGGGCGGCGCCTACATCAACGAGAGCAACGAGCGCGGGGAGACGCCGCTGATGGTGGCCTGCAAGAGCAAGCACGTGGACGCCCGGGGCGTCAGCAAGGCCAAGATGGTGAGGTACCTGCTGGAGAACGAGGCCGACCCCAACATCCAGGACAAGGCTGGGAAGACGGCCCTCATGCACGCCTGCCTGGAGCGCGCCGGCCCCGAGGTGGTCTCGCTGCTGCTCCGCAGCGGGGCCGACCTCAGCCTGCAGGACCACAGCGGCTGCTCGGCCCTGGTGTACGCCATCGACGCCGACGACCCGGAGACGCTGCAGGTCCTGCTCAGCGCCTGCAAGGCCAGGGGCAAGGaggtcatcatcatcaccacggCCAAGTCGCCCTGCGGGAAGCTCACCTCCAAGCAGTACCTGAACACGCCTCCCGCGGGCGCGCCGCGCGGCCCGGCCCCCTGCGCCTCGCCCTCGGAGATAGACCTCCGGGCGGCCTGCGCGGAGGACGCGGAGCTGGCGCGTCCCGGCGCCGCCCAGGACGCCTGGGACGCGGGCTCCCCGGGGAGGAAGCCCGCGCTGGCCCCGGCCAGCCCCTGGAGCAGGAGCCCCCCGGCCCGGATGCGCCCCAGCAGGGTGGCCTCGCTGCAGGAGGAGCCGCAGGACGCGTCCCCCGAGGAGGAGCTGTGCCGCCGCGCCAGCGCGCTGGCGCTGTCCAGACGCTTCATCACCAGGCACCAGAGCATCGACGTCAAGGACACCGCGCACCTGCTCAGAGCCCTGGAGCAGAGCGGCGCCAGGAGGGTGTCGCACGAAGAGCCGCGCCACCGGGCCTTCTCCGCAGAGGCGCACCTGCCGCCGGGCGCCGAGGAGGACGCGGACGCGGACCCCGCCCAGCCAGCCTTTGCTTCCACCTTAAGAAGCGTCGTGCAGAAAAGAAACTCCGGGGCCAACCACTACAGCTCCGACTCGCAGCTCTCCGCCGCTCCGGCCGCGGAAGACGGCAAGGCGCTGGCCGGCAAGAGGAAGGTCCTGGCCCCGGAGACCGCGCCCCCGGGCGCCCTGAGCAGGCGGCACCACGCGGCTCTGGAGAGGCGCGGCTCCGGGGCCTGGCCGCCCGAGCTCGGggtcccccagcccaggcccgggTTCCTGCCGCCCCTCCCCGTGACCCCCCACCCGCCCCTCCCGGAGGTCAGTGCCAGCAACAAGATGGGCGGCCTCCTGtcctgtggccagagagtgcttGTGCCCACGGTTCCCGCTTTCCCTAAGGAATTCGGGAGTAAAAAAATGTTGCTGAGGAGACAGTCATTACAGACGGAGCAAATTAAACAGCTGGTGAATTTTTAA